Proteins from one Papaver somniferum cultivar HN1 unplaced genomic scaffold, ASM357369v1 unplaced-scaffold_158, whole genome shotgun sequence genomic window:
- the LOC113337120 gene encoding uncharacterized protein LOC113337120 — translation MQYWKILAKQCCASKDNIIKKTGRSIPIICPLCRKSGESLSHIIWHCRFAKRIWNWAAGIFSIQPDEDLLTSYAAAKGRSRMIKDLWLVTNLGYMYNNEGDLRIMNYFRVQHRSSRVSTPVEVSWAPPNPGEIMICCDGASFGNPGHARAGVIFPDANSVVLGVLCVGLGWQTNLWLRSGVSRTSAFVQIR, via the exons ATGCAATATTGGAAGATTTTGGCCAAGCAGTGCTGTGCTTCTAAGGATAACATTATTAAGAAGACAGGTAGGAGTATTCCTATAATCTGTCCATTATGTCGCAAAAGTGGAGAGTCTCTTAGCCATATTATCTGGCATTGCAGATTTGCTAAGCGTATTTGGAATTGGGCTGCGGGAATTTTCTCAATTCAGCCGGATGAAGATTTGTTGACTTCTTATGCTGCTGCCAAGGGCCGAAGTAGGATGATTAAAGATTTGTGGCTTGTTACTAATCTG GGTTATATGTATAACAATGAAGGGGATTTGAGGATTATGAATTATTTTCGAGTTCAACATAGATCTAGCAGGGTTTCTACGCCTGTTGAAGTCAGTTGGGCTCCTCCAAATCCTGGTGAAATCATGATCTGCTGTGATGGTGCGTCTTTTGGTAATCCAGGTCATGCGAGAGCTGGTGTTATATTTCCTGATGCTAACTCTGTAGTTCTGGGAGTTCTTTGTGTGGGTCTAGGATGGCAGACCAATTTATGGCTAAGAAGTGGAGTGTCAAGAACATCTGCATTTGTTcagattcgatga